The DNA sequence GGGGATTCCCCGCCCCATCCCAGATAAGAGATAAGCGAGGATGTGGATTAAAATCTTTAACGGGGATGGGGACGGGGTGGAGCACTCTCCCCAATTCCCTGCCCCGTGTGCATCCCTACTACCAGCCCTCCTATAACCACCTCCTCCTCCAACCGTAGCCATTTAGCCCCGATAAGATTCTATTTTCTTTGTTATTAATTGGTATATATAGtaaaaatactatatattatCCTTAAAAGTGAGCATTAACTGATATTTATTTGTGAAATTATTTTAGTCATTTcactttttcttattttgttaGACTCTTTTTTTTCGCAAATTGGAAGGGAAAAAATTTGGTGGGTACCACACCAtatttttcttctcatttttcgtttctttttaattttccttCTTAACAAATAACTCAATTTCATTTTTTCTTCTCacttttctctcctttcttttgttttcttccaCTTTTCTTTTCTCTACCAAACATAGGAAGGTATTTActttacaaaatacaaaattaaaaatacatacatatatatgagtgcacttttaatgggtattacccatgaatggataaaattagaaaattttgagtttttatgcttaattttttttatctaattaaaaaaatctctcatttttatatcatatgggctgagattgttccatcggtaaaaaaatattttttttaaaattttttttagcaagaaaaataagaaaaaaaaagttgagtttgagttaaatatttttgtatgaacatatttttgatatagtgtaaaaagagatattttttgatatttttttttaattaagtagttaaattaagcatagaaattcaaatttgtgatttcattattcgttattagatcaaaattcgacagtttgatatttttaaaattaatatttatagttaaatttgtttagtaaccattcatgggtaatgcccattaagaagtgttccatatatatatacactataaaaaatcttacttttagtaacaaaaattgtgactaattataaattattatttctatgttgtgactaaaaggtccgtgattaaaggtattagtcacaaaaattacaattatttgttgtgactaaatgtattttttagtcacaatacttgttgtgactaaaactaaattagtgacaacttgtaactaaatactatgtttagtcacaaataatattttgttgtgactaaaactcacatttagttacaaaaaaaaattatgttgtgactaaaaaattgtgattaaaactaacagttttttgtagtgataaaTTTACATTGGTTAAGCTAAAACGTCTTGGTATGACATGGTTATAACACAAAAACTAAATGTatcatttaaatttatttattttggtatttttatttttgtagttTTTAAGACAGAAGTTTACAAATAGTTactttatagaaaaattataagaaaacCAATAAGGTCATTGGTTACTATAATGAAGTAACTGGTTACCGTTcccatatttttaattttattttttatttccattctataaattaaataactttttctgaaaataaattatatttttgtgcCCATTGTATAAAaactcataaaaaaatatataattttgtcttTATTTTGTATGGTTTTACCATTTCATTGTGTTATGAGTCAATAATTGATAGCCATAAACATATCCttgaataatttaataatagaaaatgtTAAGGAGTATCTTAAGATACTAAATACTATTAAGAGATGGTATATACTATTATTaacgtattttaatattaattaaatctagtatattttaatttaataattatatgaaaaattattaactGTGGAGCATATTGAGAAATGTCAAATAATAGTGACCCCTTTCAATAATTTAGTCAATAGTCAACGTAATTTGTAAGTTTGGCAACCACCACATCTGTTTTTTTCAATTATGATAAGGAGATAGTCAAGTTTTCAAACGTGAACATTTAAGATCGCGGCTAAGCTAATTACCAAATCATATgccacttattattattattattatataattggtTTCTACTCTCAATTCTTTTCTCCAAGTTCAACCCAGCCTTCTTCAAATAAAACCAGATAATAACCTCAAGCatttctctttaggtaatgtaGATGACTTAGATGAAAATAAGGTAGTTATTAATTTCTAGCGAGTGGTTCTTGTGCTTAGGTCGAAAATAAATCCAGAAGCAATACCATATATAATAATCATGAGCAAATTAATATTGTACCAACCAATTGTATTCTTTTAACATAATGagctaaatataaatatacaaattatataCAAATTCATAATTGTATAAAGTATTTTGGTGACGTGCctcattaatcaattcatacACTATGAAAATGATGtatgttttatatatttctttctttgttttaatttttaagtttagCTGTTAATAAGCGGAAAAAAAACTTTTAAGTTTAGCTTTGTATTTCTTTGTCTTAAAGAAAAAATTTCTCTGATCTTTTCCTTCAATTCATTTTATATTAGGGATTTTTTTCTTCACGTTTGCtaatttactaaaatattttatctatGAGAAATAGCTCACCCAGTAATGTTTTAATAATGTACATTACATTTAAATTAGCTTTATCTTCATCATAGATCTTTGTAACGAGTGTAGTATTGTTATTAGGTATCTTAAAGTATTTAAtgcattataaataataattagtaatttttatatgttatttattaaattaaaatatacgcCACTATTAATCTTATTAAttttatcatttcaaaaaaaaaaaaaatcaattttatggTGGAAGCTAGCAATCAACTTTATTTGTAAATTGTTTTACAAATAATATACAAAACagtattttttaaacattgcaAACGCGGCACCTCGCTCGCACATACaatcattattaataattaagccaaaaGTAGTACAAATGGAGAACTTCGTATACATAGGTTGAATCACTGTGTGGGAGTCTTGACTCAATTAATTGGCCCCATAAAACATATATAAGCATAATATTATTTTCTCATCCCTACCTCACTACTGAGCTACCCTGTGACTTTAATAATTTAGTTTAGTATATTTGAGAATGATCTATGATATAAAAGCCGGTGttgaaaaaagagaaagataCGGATCGTGAAGTAATCTGGTCATCAATTAACTTATGATCGTGCATGGCAGCATgggattaatttataaaatctttgAGTACAGAGTATTTGAATGTCAAGCCTTCATTATCGCAAGAAAACTTTAACTTGATTAACTGTATGAtctatatcatatataaatataaataatactttttttcTTGGTGAGGATCGATATAAAATatgtgaaaaataaaacattttattCAAGCCAATTCGGTAGAAAAAGTATAAAGatataagggtaaataccattttggataatatgtttaaaagttatgaattggaccatatgttttgttaaatgataaaatagaccttgtattttttaaaatagtacaaataggaccctgaattgattttttgtcaaaataaaatttaattaaaatccgatctaaaagtggtatgataaaattatttacattttctgtatttgttcgtattagaaattattttcagattatattaaaaaaaaaagttatcaaaaattaagctcagggtttTATTTTTACTGTTTTGGAAAATAcatggtctattttgtcatttaacaaaacacatggTTCAGTcagtaatttttgcaaaacacataTTTACCcacgatataaatatatatatttttttaaaaataaaatgaataattaCGGCTCAAAACGCGTTGGTTGGCTGGCCAGGAGAGAGTGACctctaaaaaaagaaataaataataatagaaaagaTCTACCTGgtctctttcaattttttttttttgataaaactaATGGTCCAACTGGAACTACCATATTAAACAAATCAGGGTCCAGCCGTTGACTATTACTATAATATTACATAGAATccctaaaattaaatattaaaaaatctaattatatatattttattcaaatttcaaacaaatatatatatatagtttagagagaggtgatgatgatgatgagagaTTCAGAGTTACAATTGTCCGTAAAAGTTTCATTAATAAAGGTGAATAAAATGAGAACTAAAACTTGGCCACGCCCACTATTATTTATCCTTATCGTATTGTTCGTTTTCCAGACTAATCTCCATACCACCCATGGTGACGTCGGCACCTCAGCTCATTACTCTCCTCCATATCTCCGTAAGTAGTAATTAAGTaatccatctctctctctctctaatgtaaattattaatgttgtttatttatgtatatgtatagcGACGGCGTGTTACGACAGAGACTCATCGCAATTTCCGTCGAGTAATTTGTTTGGGGCGGCTGGAGATGCGATCTGGGACAATGGGGCCTCGTGCGGAAGACAGTACCAAGTGAGGTGCATCAGCGCATCCCAACCTGGTACTTGTATCCCGGATAAGACTATCCTTGTCAAGATTGTCGATTACGCCGGTTCTTTGGTTTCCGCTCCCTCAGCCACTGGCACAACCATGGTTTTGTCCCAAACCGCTTTCGCTGCAATTGCCAATCCAACTGCCTCCTCCATCAATATTGAATTTCAGCAGTAAGTCTTTTACTTTTACctattacttttattaatttttcattaattacAATGAAAGTCATTTGattgtatgtatatgtgtatatgcaGGGTATGAATATGATGATAAAGGAGAAGGAGAGGGTGAAATTTGAAGCTGAGAATATTGGAgcactatatatgtaatttcgATAGGGgaaattgtaattattattgtCATCTTTGATGTACAAatattgggtttattattatataaaaatatgaagtGGGTTTTATTTGGATTCAGATGGATTTCATAATTATTcattcaaataataattaatattaatgataaataaaGTATTAGACGTTTCGCAATTACAAGCAAAGCGAGCTTTCGTGTGTGCTTCCTGTTTTGGAGGATTCTCTGGCCTAATGGTAGGTACCACCACGTATGTTTACGTTGTCTCACTTATTGTTTTGGTATATCGTATTCTTTTGGACTAAGTCCAAGTTTGATGTGTTGGTACTTggtacaaaaatatattattgagctataGGAGATTAGGGCTTGGAGCCTATTATGCTTAATAAGTAGTTTTATCTCATGGAATTATACGATTTAACCGATTTTTGGGTGATAAAACTCTTTACATATCACTAAATATTACTCTTGTTAAATTACGTAAATGGCTAGTTTGGTACGCCGTATTGTAATATATTGTGTTAGATTGTgttgtattatattgtattgtattagtattatttaatacaatacaatgtttggtattgacttgtattaattgattgtgtaaagttataaCATATTTTTAATACACTCGATCCCAACACCAATTACGGGTTCGGGTtccaggttcgggtccgagtctcggtcccggtttgggtctgggtccggggcTGGGGCCAAGATCGGGGTGCGGGTCCGGGTCcggagtttgggtccaggttcggggCTGGGGCTCGGGGacgggtccgggtttgggttcgagtcccgatCCTGGGTCCGggttctgggtctgggtccgggtccgtgtCGGACATTGGTGTTGACCCCAAattctttgtaaatattataatataagttAATACAGAccatttgttatgtattaaataatacaacatacattgtattaaaaaatttggtcgtaataattaatgcaatacattattttatccaaacatagtgttatttattatttaatacaatacgactcttatacggcgtaccaaacgagcccaAAGTGTATACCAATATACACATGTGAGTTTGTAATTAAGTTCCTGCGTGTCGTGCTGATTCGACTTATATCTTTTTTCGTACTTTTTGAAAAACGGGTAGTGTCGTGCCGTGCCACAGAAAAATATGAGTCGTGATGGTGTGCCAATATTTTTAAACGGTAGACCCTACTTTTGTATCGTGCTTGGGTTCGTGCCGTGCTTTGCTCGTGCCGACACGTATTTCTTAAATAGGTCAGTACGCTTTTATATCTGAACTTAAATTCGtgctttattttttcatatattttttttacaattgttaaattatatgtatatttatagatttagttatatttatataaattttgaacAATATTTTAAAGATAATCATACTGaaaaattattagaaattgagtatataattataaatactcAAATTTTTATCACactctataaataaattaatatataattttaattttttatgttttaatagttttagttatataattataaattcagtattatatttaagttttatgattattttaacttatttataattgataaattcaTAATTTGTTATTATAAGATTTTTAATATGTCGTGTCGTGCTTTTCAGATTTGTCGCGTGTCGTGCTTTTAGGCTGGTCTCGTGCTTACGTGTTGTGCCTTTCGTGTTTCTCGTGTTGTGTCGTGTCGTGCTTAAGGATATATTTTTCGTGCTGTGTTGTGCCAATT is a window from the Cannabis sativa cultivar Pink pepper isolate KNU-18-1 chromosome 1, ASM2916894v1, whole genome shotgun sequence genome containing:
- the LOC115704767 gene encoding EG45-like domain containing protein, yielding MMMMRDSELQLSVKVSLIKVNKMRTKTWPRPLLFILIVLFVFQTNLHTTHGDVGTSAHYSPPYLPTACYDRDSSQFPSSNLFGAAGDAIWDNGASCGRQYQVRCISASQPGTCIPDKTILVKIVDYAGSLVSAPSATGTTMVLSQTAFAAIANPTASSINIEFQQV